TAAGGTACACGTTCAGCCCGATGTTTAAGATAACTGCCACTAGCTCCACGATACTTAACTGCTTTTGCTTTTCGGTAGCCAAAAGGGCATGGGCCATAAGCGTCCCAATGAAAAGGGGGATCATGGCAAAGGCCACGATGCGCAAAGAGAGGGCCGACTCTGGGATATAGTTGCGCGTAAGAACGGCAATAATGTGAGGCGCGAACAGTACAATCCCCGTCACTACAGGGATCGCGGCAAATACCAGCAGGTCAAATGCCTTTTGCATCAGCCCGTGCAGGCCATCGCTTCCCCGCTGGATAAGCTGGTTCATCTCAGGGAAAAGACCGCCCACGAACATGGCAGGCAGGGTAATGATGATTTCCAGCACCTTGTAAGCGTTGCCATAAATACCCACTTCAATCTCAGGGCGATAGAGCGTGAGCAAAATACTATCAGCCTTGAAGTGGATCATCCCCAATACGGCCATAGCCCCAATTGGCAGCACCTGCATAAAAATACCGGGCCATTCTTGTAACAAAAAGCGCGGCCTGAACCGCACCAACTTCCTGGTAAACAACCAGCTCACTACCATGTTGAGCGCATTCCCCAGCACTACTACCGTAATAGCGGCAAGGAACCGGTTCTCTTCTGCCACCTGCATCCCTACATATACTGTCCCCGCCAGGATAGCCACCCTTCCCACTAAATCGGAGATCATGGCGCGGTCCATCATGAGGCGGGCCTGGACAACCGTCACACAGACCTGGTTCATGGTCAGGAAGAACTGGCCAATAGCCATGAGGAGGATAGCTGAGGAGAATGGCTGGTACGCTGGGATGAGCATCCCAATGAGCGGGGCGGCAATAAGCAAAACAACTGTGGCGGTGAATAGCCGGAAGCCCAAGAAACGTGATGTCACCTCATCGGCTTCCTCAGGCTTGCGTGACAACTCACGCAGGTACAAAAGGTTAAGCCCCATATCCGCAAGCACCGAGAAGAAACCAAGGTAAGTGGTTACTGCAACATATCCACCCCAACCCTCTGGCCTGAGGATGCCATTAAGAATACTGACTGTCGCCAGCGAGGTGATGGTGGTAAATACCCGCCCAATTATTTGCGCCAACGTATTGTAGGCGACACGGCGAGCGTAACTCATAACACCAGATTAGCGAAGCGTGCTGCCTGT
The sequence above is drawn from the Verrucomicrobiia bacterium genome and encodes:
- a CDS encoding flippase; its protein translation is MSYARRVAYNTLAQIIGRVFTTITSLATVSILNGILRPEGWGGYVAVTTYLGFFSVLADMGLNLLYLRELSRKPEEADEVTSRFLGFRLFTATVVLLIAAPLIGMLIPAYQPFSSAILLMAIGQFFLTMNQVCVTVVQARLMMDRAMISDLVGRVAILAGTVYVGMQVAEENRFLAAITVVVLGNALNMVVSWLFTRKLVRFRPRFLLQEWPGIFMQVLPIGAMAVLGMIHFKADSILLTLYRPEIEVGIYGNAYKVLEIIITLPAMFVGGLFPEMNQLIQRGSDGLHGLMQKAFDLLVFAAIPVVTGIVLFAPHIIAVLTRNYIPESALSLRIVAFAMIPLFIGTLMAHALLATEKQKQLSIVELVAVILNIGLNVYLIPKYSYYGAGSATVITEVLTTVITTWLTIRVLGFYPRLRTVVPALVGAVCMAAMYFFIRKVGGDIWSTHYYDWSHAQQAGLLLLVIAVSGAAYVVPFFLFKQFPPVIQERLYARFK